A genomic region of Armatimonadota bacterium contains the following coding sequences:
- a CDS encoding crossover junction endodeoxyribonuclease RuvC yields the protein MITALGIDPGLRVTGYSIVQGDRQGCRAIELGLIRSAQPELAARVAEVHRHLSAILREHRPQVVALEDIFAHHTFPRTALHLAHLRGAISLAAAQAGIPVENLSPAAVKRALTGSGRASKAQVQAVVAQALGLAAPPAHHAADATALALTTLSRRGVALRAARAA from the coding sequence ATGATCACCGCGCTGGGTATCGACCCCGGCCTTCGGGTCACCGGTTACAGCATCGTCCAGGGCGACCGCCAGGGCTGCCGGGCGATTGAGCTGGGTCTCATCCGCAGCGCGCAGCCGGAGCTGGCAGCGCGCGTGGCCGAGGTGCACCGCCACCTGTCCGCCATCCTGCGGGAGCACCGTCCACAGGTGGTGGCGCTGGAGGACATCTTCGCCCACCATACCTTCCCGCGCACAGCCCTGCACCTGGCCCACCTGCGGGGGGCCATCTCCCTGGCGGCGGCCCAAGCAGGCATCCCGGTGGAGAACCTGAGCCCGGCGGCGGTGAAGCGGGCGCTGACCGGCTCGGGGCGGGCGAGTAAGGCCCAGGTGCAGGCGGTGGTGGCGCAGGCGCTGGGCCTGGCGGCGCCTCCAGCTCACCACGCCGCCGACGCCACGGCGCTGGCTCTGACCACGCTCTCCCGCCGGGGGGTGGCGCTGCGGGCGGCCCGGGCGGCG
- a CDS encoding YebC/PmpR family DNA-binding transcriptional regulator, with the protein MSGHSKWHNIRIKKQKMDQVRGKLFSRLSREITVAAKEGGGNPEGNPRLRTAIERAREAGMPNENIQRAIQRGTGEGSGAALERVTYEGYAPGGVAVLVEAVTDNRNRTASEVRALFTRHGGRFGEAGSVAWMFEQKGELQVDRHAVTEDDLMLVALEAGAEDVRTSDETYEVITAPEDFLRVKQALQARGIPLVSADVTMLPRSTVRVEGKEARQLLQLMEALEDHEDVQRAYANFDIPEEILQQAG; encoded by the coding sequence ATGTCCGGCCACTCGAAGTGGCACAATATCCGCATAAAGAAGCAGAAGATGGACCAGGTGCGAGGCAAGCTCTTCAGCCGTCTCTCCCGAGAGATCACCGTGGCGGCCAAGGAGGGCGGCGGGAACCCGGAGGGCAACCCGCGCCTGCGCACGGCCATCGAGCGGGCCCGCGAGGCCGGCATGCCCAACGAGAACATACAGCGCGCCATTCAGCGCGGCACCGGCGAGGGGAGTGGGGCGGCGCTGGAGCGGGTCACCTATGAGGGGTATGCGCCGGGCGGGGTGGCCGTGCTGGTGGAGGCCGTCACCGACAACCGCAACCGCACCGCCAGCGAGGTGCGTGCCCTCTTCACCCGGCACGGGGGGCGCTTCGGGGAAGCCGGTTCGGTCGCCTGGATGTTCGAGCAGAAGGGCGAGCTCCAGGTGGACAGACACGCCGTGACCGAGGACGACCTGATGCTGGTGGCCCTGGAGGCCGGCGCCGAGGACGTCCGCACCAGCGACGAGACCTACGAGGTCATCACCGCGCCCGAGGACTTCCTGCGGGTGAAGCAGGCACTGCAGGCGCGCGGCATCCCCCTGGTCTCCGCCGATGTGACCATGCTGCCGCGCAGCACTGTCCGGGTGGAGGGCAAGGAGGCCAGGCAGCTCCTCCAGCTTATGGAGGCGCTGGAGGATCACGAGGACGTGCAGCGCGCCTACGCCAACTTCGACATCCCGGAGGAGATCCTGCAACAGGCCGGGTAG
- a CDS encoding PBP1A family penicillin-binding protein: MTALPTRSSQHRGSGSPIRRAPRRSRLSLLATVLVVLILVALVALGVGAGVVVAVARRDLPDVTRVFSPPSRATRIYAANGELVASLFRENRATVPLQQIPLHVRQAVLAIEDARFYQHRGVDLIGIARAMWHNLQSGELVEGGSTITQQLARLLFLSRERAVSRKLTEIALALEIERRLTKDEILERYLNEYYFGQGAYGIEMAARVYFGKPAAELTLAEGAMLAGIIRAPSVYTPYRNMALARARQALVLERMVALGMISPAQAAAARKQTIILKPPSAGLVGIRAPYFVSFILPQLLERFGEDSVYRGGLEVYTTLDVRLQALAEKAVRRGIERGQERNLRLSQGALVAIDPRTGHIKAMIGGYDFAQSQFNRAWQARRQPGSAFKPFIYVTALANGFTPDRVLEDTPVVFEIRGSKPWKPKNYDGKFRGPIRLRQAVEQSVNVPAAKTIAELGADRVVEYAKRMGITSPLQPHLSLALGTADVTPLEMASAYGVLANLGVRVRPVAIGKVTDAEGRVLYEAYPEREVALPPAVAYLMTDILKGVITRGTGRAAALGRPAAGKTGTTDDYRNAWFIGYTPHLVAAVWVGNDDNTPMRRVVGGGLPAEIWASFMKPALQGVPPDDWPRPEEIVQRGGELYIRGTEPPPEPEPLPTPPPEGASAPLPGPALVIETPTDGAQVRTPFAVTGRASPGATIRIVVAADSGLVAVRIVESFIPADDQGRFVFDFRPAFPVRGIRYVITVTATAPQGASTSKTITVIDAGA; encoded by the coding sequence ATGACCGCGCTTCCGACCCGATCCTCGCAGCACCGCGGCAGCGGCTCCCCCATCCGTCGTGCCCCCCGACGCTCCCGCCTTTCCCTGCTGGCGACCGTGCTGGTCGTCCTGATCCTCGTCGCATTGGTCGCGCTGGGGGTGGGCGCCGGTGTGGTGGTGGCGGTGGCCCGCCGCGACCTGCCCGACGTCACCCGTGTCTTCAGCCCGCCCAGCCGGGCCACCCGCATCTACGCGGCCAACGGGGAGCTGGTGGCCAGCCTCTTCCGGGAGAACCGGGCCACCGTCCCCCTGCAGCAGATTCCGCTGCACGTGCGCCAGGCGGTGCTGGCCATCGAGGACGCCCGCTTCTACCAGCACCGGGGCGTGGACCTGATCGGCATCGCCCGGGCCATGTGGCACAACCTGCAGTCGGGGGAGCTGGTGGAGGGCGGCAGCACCATCACCCAGCAGCTGGCCCGCCTGCTGTTCCTGAGCCGGGAGCGCGCCGTCAGCCGCAAGCTGACCGAGATCGCCCTGGCCCTGGAGATCGAGCGGCGACTGACCAAGGACGAGATCCTGGAGCGCTACCTGAACGAGTACTACTTCGGCCAGGGCGCCTACGGGATCGAGATGGCCGCGCGGGTGTACTTCGGCAAGCCGGCTGCAGAGCTGACCCTGGCTGAGGGGGCGATGCTCGCGGGGATCATCCGGGCGCCGTCCGTCTACACCCCCTACCGCAACATGGCACTGGCCCGGGCGCGGCAGGCGCTGGTGCTGGAGCGGATGGTCGCGCTGGGAATGATCAGTCCGGCGCAGGCAGCGGCGGCCAGGAAGCAGACCATCATCCTGAAGCCCCCCAGTGCCGGACTGGTAGGCATCCGCGCCCCTTACTTCGTCTCCTTCATCCTGCCGCAGCTGCTGGAGCGGTTCGGCGAGGACTCGGTCTACCGCGGCGGCCTGGAGGTCTACACCACGCTGGACGTCCGCCTGCAGGCACTGGCGGAGAAGGCCGTCCGCCGGGGGATCGAGCGGGGCCAGGAGCGCAACCTCCGGCTCTCCCAGGGGGCGCTGGTGGCCATCGACCCGCGCACCGGCCACATCAAGGCCATGATCGGAGGTTACGACTTCGCCCAGAGCCAGTTTAACCGAGCCTGGCAGGCACGCCGCCAGCCCGGCTCGGCGTTCAAGCCCTTTATCTACGTCACCGCGCTGGCCAACGGCTTCACCCCAGACAGGGTGTTGGAGGACACGCCGGTCGTCTTCGAGATCCGTGGGTCCAAGCCGTGGAAGCCCAAGAACTACGACGGGAAGTTCCGCGGGCCCATCCGGCTGCGGCAGGCAGTGGAACAGTCGGTGAACGTCCCCGCCGCCAAGACTATCGCCGAGCTGGGCGCAGACCGGGTGGTGGAATACGCCAAGCGCATGGGCATCACCAGTCCCCTGCAGCCGCACCTCTCCCTGGCCCTGGGCACCGCCGACGTGACGCCGTTGGAGATGGCCTCGGCCTACGGGGTGCTGGCCAACCTGGGCGTGCGCGTCCGCCCGGTGGCCATCGGCAAGGTCACGGACGCCGAGGGCCGGGTGCTGTACGAGGCCTACCCGGAGCGTGAGGTGGCCCTGCCGCCGGCGGTGGCCTACCTGATGACAGATATCCTGAAGGGCGTGATCACCCGGGGGACGGGACGGGCCGCCGCCCTGGGCCGTCCCGCCGCCGGGAAGACGGGTACCACCGATGATTACCGCAACGCCTGGTTCATCGGCTACACCCCGCACCTGGTGGCTGCGGTCTGGGTGGGAAACGATGACAACACGCCCATGCGGCGCGTGGTCGGCGGGGGCCTGCCTGCAGAGATCTGGGCCAGCTTCATGAAGCCGGCGCTACAGGGCGTCCCTCCGGACGACTGGCCGCGGCCGGAGGAGATCGTGCAGCGGGGCGGTGAGCTCTACATCCGGGGGACGGAACCGCCACCGGAACCAGAACCGCTGCCCACACCTCCGCCTGAGGGTGCCTCCGCCCCGCTCCCGGGCCCGGCGCTGGTGATCGAGACGCCCACCGACGGGGCCCAGGTGCGCACGCCGTTTGCCGTCACCGGGCGGGCCTCACCCGGAGCCACCATCCGCATCGTGGTTGCGGCGGACAGCGGGCTGGTGGCTGTGCGCATCGTGGAGAGTTTCATCCCCGCGGACGACCAGGGCCGCTTTGTCTTCGACTTCCGTCCCGCCTTCCCTGTGCGGGGGATCCGCTACGTGATCACGGTCACCGCCACCGCGCCGCAGGGCGCCTCCACCTCAAAGACGATCACCGTGATCGACGCGGGAGCCTGA
- a CDS encoding NAD(P)-dependent oxidoreductase: protein MGVLITGGTGFIGAHLARRLVRAGQKVVLLDPSPVNVLQEILTPEELGAVIVVPGHAESLRDLGEAIRTHRVDRIAHLASLLHPACDLNPPQAVQVNVGSHLAVLEAARLWDLKKVVWASSVEDIARPIEYYLRVERTRTLVFNTRFDVRSIREVGSYITQLLPGAQIEYFPGTFGLAWELDDSALQAEIGFRPDYPVERGVLETINDVRRRHGLLPVARH, encoded by the coding sequence ATGGGTGTGCTCATTACCGGAGGGACTGGCTTCATCGGTGCGCACCTGGCACGCCGGCTGGTGCGTGCCGGGCAGAAGGTCGTGCTCCTCGATCCGTCCCCGGTCAATGTCCTGCAGGAGATCCTCACCCCTGAGGAGCTTGGCGCCGTTATCGTGGTTCCCGGCCATGCGGAGAGCCTGCGGGATCTCGGTGAGGCCATCCGTACTCACCGCGTCGACCGCATTGCGCACCTGGCCTCGTTGCTGCATCCGGCCTGTGACCTCAATCCACCGCAAGCCGTGCAGGTGAACGTGGGCAGCCACCTGGCGGTGCTGGAGGCGGCGCGCCTCTGGGATCTGAAGAAGGTGGTCTGGGCGAGTTCTGTGGAGGACATAGCCAGGCCCATCGAGTACTACCTTCGGGTTGAGCGCACGCGCACACTGGTCTTTAACACGCGTTTCGATGTGCGGTCCATCCGCGAGGTGGGTAGCTACATCACCCAGCTCCTCCCCGGGGCTCAGATTGAGTACTTCCCGGGGACATTCGGCCTCGCCTGGGAGCTCGATGACTCGGCGTTGCAGGCCGAAATCGGCTTTCGGCCGGACTACCCGGTGGAACGCGGGGTCCTGGAGACGATCAACGACGTTCGACGGCGCCACGGGTTGCTGCCTGTGGCCCGGCACTGA